In one Musa acuminata AAA Group cultivar baxijiao chromosome BXJ2-5, Cavendish_Baxijiao_AAA, whole genome shotgun sequence genomic region, the following are encoded:
- the LOC103973833 gene encoding uncharacterized protein LOC103973833: protein MAEATDGRSDTKKKKKKRNKRVSVEMKALSEAADRVAPVVGYFPSGYDPRGEGADPSIKVFRNKKRPNRLELVVSPSGTGVDFVGKSYAGEAAGAQICSYALGVLDKESQTLRIVPIASNKILRLEPWLKMNPFADTEVSDGLAEESIATSKTERKMVDLTSLYGTKKDRDKDNKWRSLIQQRNDSSAREHLENINLNADGESQVLEDTLETTTRNIPPYDASADTPEKAYLFDEIIPKGERIHLLDILDDLHSGTDIPSKSYPSFVFNRMHKLREIQDEKEREKLACIFSYISHLQNFWERSRPSRHFKSASHDKSTDHLKIPRIVYQKLLRMFLDRESNVLSTEKNELLIGHILVLTLFADCFQTDPSDIARDLKMTVQTLKPYYQQLGCKIFRESPSAPMFMILNAPLQFPEIRRTQRRRK from the exons ATGGCGGAAGCCACCGATGGCCGAAGcgacacgaagaagaagaagaagaagcggaacAAGCGAGTGAGCGTGGAGATGAAGGCTCTGTCTGAGGCCGCCGATCGCGTCGCCCCGGTCGTCGGCTACTTTCCCTCGGGATACGATCCCCGGGGGGAGGGCGCCGATCCCAGCATCAAGGTCTTTAGGAACAAGAAGAGGCCCAACCGCCTCGAGCTCGTCGTGAGTCCCAGTGGCACCGGCGTCGACTTCGTTGGCAAGAGCTACGCCGGCGAGGCCGCGGGAGCACAGATCTGTAGCTACGCGCTCGGGGTCCTCGACAAGGAGTCGCAGACCCTCAGGATTGTGCCCATCGCCTCCAACAAG ATCTTGAGATTGGAGCCATGGTTGAAGATGAATCCTTTTGCTGATACAGAAGTTTCAGACGGTTTAGCTGAAGAGAGTATTGCTACAAGCAAAACAGAACGAAAAATGGTGGATCTTACTAGTCTTTATGGAACAAAGAAGGATAGGGACAAG GATAACAAATGGAGGTCGCTGATCCAGCAACGTAATGATTCTTCAGCTCGTGAACATCTAGAGAACATTAATCTCAATGCTGACGGGGAGAGTCAGGTTCTTGAAGATACTTTAGAAACAACCACTCGGAACATTCCACCTTATGATGCTTCTGCTGATACACCAGAGAAAGCATACCTTTTCGATGAGATTATTCCCAAAGGTGAAAGGATTCACCTCCTGGATATTTTGGACGATTTACACTCTGGAACAGATATCCCTTCAAAAAGTTATCCAAGTTTTGTTTTTAATCGTATGCACAAACTAAGGGAGATTCAG gatgagaaagagagagagaaactgGCTTGCATATTCTCATACATCTCTCATCTTCAAAATTTTTGGGAACGATCACGCCCTTCTCGGCATTTTAAGTCCGCTTCTCATGACAAATCCACCGATCACCTCAAGATTCCACGCATTGTATATCAGAAGCTGCTGAGGATGTTTTTGGATCGAGAATCAAATGTGCTATCAACAGAAAAGAATGAACTTCTTATTGGGCACATACTGGTGCTCACACTTTTCGCTGATTGCTTCCAAACAGACCCATCTGACATTGCAAGAGACTTGAAGATGACTGTCCAGACTCTAAAACCATACTATCAACAATTAGGATGTAAAATCTTCCGGGAGTCCCCTTCTGCGCCCATGTTTATGATTCTTAATGCTCCACTGCAGTTCCCAGAGATAAGGAGGACTCAGAGACGACGTAAGTAG